In Elusimicrobiota bacterium, one genomic interval encodes:
- the pilQ gene encoding type IV pilus secretin PilQ, which yields MKKVIDFNKIVKRRGFLLAFCISLVTALLFAQAVKQDFSLLSGLKVDHNTIKIITSNAVKYNVFKISNPPRLVAELFNTEHDLKQKEISVNNGIIKRIRSGQFQNEPAKITRIVIDLIKMVDYEAVQTDNQINIALLTDKKSAKTETAQTPQTEEKTVEVAQKTETPAIVEQTEVKKNEETAKVEKPKKSEKSKTTITKKQTVTKKTASDSGTNRNSGTLPKTPVTLEYQEADIKDVLQVMSIRSGINIIYGPDVSGTVSVSLRNVPFDQAFRTVLALKSLTTMDVSDNIIRVITPSALKAEREKEITFTKVFPMNYAEAGVIQSQISAVLAAREIKGTITTDQRTNSLIVTATLEGIDMAEKLFKELDVKPQQVSIEAKIVDVTINDISDLGVNWSIQNIEATGNGAVSMPGASQNAASVSPAQPAIAAAAKIQATELKTSIPVPAGGNFNFGYVTANQALNLKLGALITSGKAKILSNPKVTTINNKEASISSGEKVPYKSTIVSNGVSQESWQFLDAGITLTVTPTISPDGWITLKVLPGVSVPQLSPAGQPPTTRNRTTNVTVMVKDNDTLVIGGLITENDIDSIQRIPVLSDLPILGYLFQYKSKNTSKTELLVFITPRILPD from the coding sequence ATGAAAAAAGTAATTGACTTTAACAAAATCGTCAAACGTAGAGGCTTTTTATTAGCATTTTGCATCTCGCTAGTAACTGCGCTGCTTTTTGCTCAGGCAGTTAAACAGGATTTTTCTTTACTAAGCGGTTTAAAAGTGGACCATAACACGATTAAAATTATTACCTCAAATGCAGTTAAATACAATGTTTTTAAAATTTCAAATCCGCCCAGGTTAGTCGCTGAATTGTTTAATACTGAGCACGACTTAAAACAAAAAGAAATCAGTGTAAATAACGGTATAATTAAACGTATCAGAAGCGGGCAATTTCAAAATGAACCCGCAAAAATAACCAGGATAGTTATTGACCTGATTAAAATGGTAGATTATGAAGCAGTGCAAACCGATAACCAGATAAATATCGCTTTACTAACAGATAAAAAAAGCGCAAAAACTGAAACAGCACAAACACCTCAAACAGAAGAAAAAACTGTTGAAGTTGCCCAAAAAACTGAGACACCTGCAATAGTTGAACAGACAGAAGTTAAAAAAAATGAGGAAACCGCAAAAGTAGAAAAACCTAAAAAATCAGAAAAATCGAAAACAACAATAACGAAAAAACAGACTGTAACCAAAAAAACAGCTTCAGATAGCGGAACAAACAGAAACTCTGGGACTCTTCCAAAAACCCCTGTTACCCTGGAATACCAAGAAGCCGATATAAAAGATGTCCTTCAGGTAATGTCAATAAGGAGCGGAATAAACATAATTTATGGGCCGGATGTATCAGGCACTGTATCAGTATCGCTTAGAAACGTACCTTTTGACCAGGCTTTCCGCACAGTGCTTGCCTTGAAAAGTCTTACGACTATGGATGTGTCAGATAATATCATCAGAGTCATAACACCATCTGCACTTAAAGCTGAAAGAGAAAAAGAAATAACATTCACAAAAGTGTTCCCCATGAATTACGCAGAAGCTGGTGTTATACAAAGTCAGATTTCAGCGGTATTAGCCGCAAGGGAAATAAAAGGGACCATAACAACTGACCAAAGAACAAACTCATTAATCGTAACAGCAACACTTGAAGGAATAGACATGGCTGAGAAACTTTTTAAAGAACTTGACGTCAAACCTCAACAGGTATCTATCGAAGCAAAAATTGTCGATGTTACAATAAACGACATTTCCGACTTAGGTGTAAATTGGTCTATTCAAAACATTGAAGCAACCGGAAATGGCGCAGTATCAATGCCGGGTGCCAGCCAAAATGCAGCCAGTGTTAGTCCTGCCCAGCCTGCGATAGCTGCAGCGGCAAAAATACAAGCTACTGAACTGAAAACGTCAATCCCTGTCCCTGCTGGCGGGAATTTTAATTTTGGATATGTTACAGCAAATCAGGCTTTAAACTTAAAGCTTGGCGCGCTAATCACTTCCGGTAAAGCAAAAATTCTTTCTAATCCAAAAGTAACAACTATAAATAACAAAGAAGCCAGTATATCGTCCGGAGAAAAAGTTCCCTATAAATCTACAATTGTATCAAATGGCGTATCCCAGGAAAGCTGGCAGTTTTTGGACGCCGGCATCACTCTTACTGTGACTCCCACAATTAGCCCTGACGGTTGGATCACTTTAAAGGTTTTACCGGGAGTATCTGTACCCCAATTAAGCCCGGCCGGCCAGCCACCAACTACGAGAAACCGTACCACCAACGTTACAGTAATGGTTAAAGATAATGACACTCTTGTAATAGGCGGACTCATTACAGAAAATGATATTGACAGTATTCAAAGAATACCCGTACTAAGTGATTTGCCGATTCTTGGATATCTTTTCCAATATAAATCAAAAAACACATCAAAGACAGAATTGCTGGTATTCATTACTCCGCGAATCCTGCCAGATTAG
- a CDS encoding type 4a pilus biogenesis protein PilO: protein MKKEQQIYISIGIGVVAFIFLYFNFLLNPVNRDISEKRRKIKETLEQVEQAKRESLQLEEFKVKSQILETEVKELQERLPKSKDIPDLIRRIAKDSEKFGIKISNFQPRPTMTGASSEYDEIPFGITYTASYHSLANFFAEIGQEKRLLATRDLSMNAQAGTDKKTTIGGTFTLIAYMAKGGR, encoded by the coding sequence ATGAAAAAAGAACAGCAAATATACATTTCGATAGGCATTGGAGTTGTAGCTTTTATATTCCTTTATTTCAATTTTTTATTGAACCCTGTTAACAGGGATATATCTGAAAAAAGAAGGAAAATAAAGGAAACACTTGAACAGGTAGAACAGGCAAAAAGGGAATCTTTACAGCTTGAGGAATTCAAAGTAAAATCTCAAATTTTAGAAACAGAAGTAAAAGAGCTCCAGGAAAGGCTTCCTAAAAGCAAAGATATACCCGATCTAATACGCAGGATTGCAAAAGATTCAGAAAAATTTGGAATTAAAATATCAAATTTCCAACCCCGGCCTACTATGACGGGAGCATCAAGCGAGTATGATGAGATTCCCTTCGGTATTACTTATACTGCGAGCTATCATTCTTTGGCTAACTTCTTTGCCGAAATAGGCCAGGAAAAAAGGCTCCTTGCAACCAGGGATTTGTCAATGAACGCCCAAGCAGGGACTGATAAAAAAACAACTATTGGCGGGACATTTACACTAATCGCTTATATGGCAAAAGGCGGAAGATGA
- a CDS encoding PilN domain-containing protein codes for MIKINLIPPEVLQKEAKKRVTILISLGAGALISFSIIFFFYRLTVAKQLSGELTVLQQELKKYQTIVDEVNRLKGITAILEAKKNTIQNLMKGRLFYPKLMEEFMQILPQPVWLTAMNTTSSSDGFLITMSCVSYDNIAIADFLSNLQSSPKYSNIEIGGITTNFGLMQTFSFQITCTYKAL; via the coding sequence ATGATTAAAATTAATTTAATACCGCCTGAGGTACTGCAAAAAGAAGCAAAAAAAAGGGTTACTATCCTCATAAGCCTTGGAGCGGGTGCGCTAATTTCTTTTTCGATAATTTTCTTTTTTTACAGGCTTACTGTCGCAAAGCAGCTCTCCGGCGAACTTACAGTATTGCAGCAGGAATTAAAAAAATACCAAACCATAGTGGACGAAGTTAACAGGCTTAAAGGCATAACCGCTATATTAGAAGCCAAGAAAAACACTATCCAGAACTTAATGAAAGGCAGGTTATTCTATCCAAAATTGATGGAAGAATTCATGCAGATACTGCCGCAGCCCGTTTGGTTAACCGCGATGAATACGACTTCCTCATCAGACGGTTTTTTAATAACGATGTCGTGTGTTTCGTACGACAATATTGCAATAGCTGATTTTTTATCTAATTTACAATCTTCACCAAAATACAGCAATATTGAAATCGGCGGAATAACAACAAATTTCGGGCTGATGCAAACTTTTTCTTTTCAAATAACTTGCACATATAAAGCGTTATAA
- the pilM gene encoding type IV pilus assembly protein PilM, whose protein sequence is MKLDFDISSIFGSKDILGVDIGSYSIKIVQLKGSGTKWTLVKNKTILIPEEIANTDSNPIEKKNLIASLIRDYIKQEKLSTKNAAISVSGSSVVVRYVKFPKISKEDLAKSIQFEAEPYIPFDIKEVNLGFYIIGEITEDGQKKTETVLVAAKKDIIQTKIEILQEAGINPIIIDVDAFALESSYEINKDPQVQEMAILVNIGANVTNVTIIENGISRVVRDIFIGGNAFTKALQKNYQSDFKKAEELKKKFGLLVTIEDKETALKEDNKDALQISNMLTPVAHDLLSEIHRSIDFFYSQRGEHQVLNRVLLCGGASALKNIDKYFSQELKLQTEFFNPLRKVDKAPNTQIENIGEYAIATGLATRQINEK, encoded by the coding sequence ATGAAACTAGACTTTGACATTTCTTCAATTTTTGGATCAAAAGACATACTAGGCGTTGATATCGGTTCCTATTCTATTAAAATCGTACAATTAAAAGGAAGCGGCACCAAATGGACCCTGGTAAAAAACAAAACCATTCTAATCCCTGAAGAAATCGCCAATACCGATTCAAATCCTATAGAGAAAAAAAACTTAATTGCATCCCTCATCAGAGACTACATAAAACAGGAAAAACTTTCAACAAAAAATGCCGCTATTTCCGTTTCCGGCAGTTCAGTGGTTGTAAGATACGTAAAGTTTCCAAAAATCAGCAAAGAAGACCTTGCGAAAAGTATTCAATTTGAAGCAGAGCCTTATATACCTTTTGACATAAAAGAGGTGAATTTGGGTTTTTACATTATCGGTGAAATAACTGAAGACGGCCAGAAAAAAACCGAAACAGTTCTTGTAGCCGCAAAAAAGGACATAATCCAAACTAAAATAGAAATTCTGCAGGAAGCGGGTATAAATCCGATAATAATTGATGTTGATGCTTTTGCCCTGGAATCCAGTTATGAAATAAACAAAGACCCGCAAGTCCAGGAAATGGCCATTTTGGTTAATATTGGCGCTAACGTAACAAATGTAACAATTATTGAAAACGGCATATCCCGCGTAGTGAGGGATATTTTTATAGGCGGCAACGCATTCACTAAAGCATTGCAGAAAAACTACCAGAGTGATTTCAAAAAAGCAGAGGAATTGAAGAAAAAATTCGGGCTTTTAGTAACCATCGAAGACAAGGAAACAGCCCTGAAGGAAGATAATAAAGACGCATTGCAAATTTCAAATATGTTGACCCCTGTTGCTCACGACTTGTTAAGCGAAATTCATAGATCCATAGATTTCTTCTATTCACAGAGAGGAGAGCATCAGGTTTTAAACCGTGTTTTGCTATGCGGAGGAGCATCAGCGTTAAAAAACATAGACAAATATTTTTCGCAGGAACTTAAACTTCAAACTGAATTTTTTAACCCGCTGAGAAAAGTTGACAAAGCGCCAAACACGCAAATAGAAAACATCGGTGAATATGCCATTGCTACCGGGTTAGCCACAAGACAAATAAACGAAAAATGA